Below is a genomic region from Mycolicibacter hiberniae.
TTGACCGCCTCGATCGGGCCCAGGCCCATGATCTCCGGCGACAGACCCGACACCCCGGTGGCCACGATCCGGGCCAGCGGCTTCAGCCCCAGCTCCTTGGCCTTGGTGTCGCTGGTGATGATCACCGCGGCGGCGCCGTCGTTCAGCGGGCACGCGTTGCCGGCGGTGATCGTGCCATTGGGCCGGAACACCGGCTTGAGCTGGCTGATCTTCTCGTAGGTGGTGCCGGCGCGCGGGCCGTCATCCGTGCTCACGACGGTGCCGTCGGGCAGGGTGACCGGCGAGATCTCGCGGGCGAAGAAGCCACTCTTGATGGCTTCCTCGGCGCGGTTCTGGCTGCGCACACCCCAGTGGTCCTGGTCCTCGCGGCTGATGCCGGTGTGCAGCACCACGTTCTCGGCGGTCTGGCCCATCGCGATGTAGACGTCGGGCAGCAGGCCGTCGTTCCGCGGGTCGTGCCACTCCTCGGCACCGGCCGCGGCGGCCTCGGAGCGGGCCTGGGCGTCGGCGAACAGCGGGTTCTTGCTGTTGGGGGCGCCGTCGGCGGCACCGATGGGGAACTGCGAAACGGTCTCGACTCCGGCGGAGATGAACGCGTCGCCCTCGCCGGCCTTGATCGCGTGGAACGCCATCCGGGTGGTCTGCAGCGAAGACGAGCAGTACCGGTTCACCGTGGTGCCCGGCAGGAAGTCGTAGCCGAGCAGCACCGATACGACGCGGCCGATGTTGTAGCCGGAGGCGCCGCCGGGCTGGCCGCAGCCCATCATCAGGTCGTCGATCTCGCGCGGGTCCAAGGCAGGCACCTTGTCCAGGGCGGCGCGCACCATCTGGGCGGCCAGGTCATCGGGCCGCATGGTGACCAGGGAGCCCTTACCGGCCCGGCCGATGGGCGAACGCGCAGTGGAGACGATGACAGCTTCGGGCACGGGGACTCCTTGAGATCGGGTTTTCAGAGCCGAATCTAGTCCGAGGAGGCCACCGCGCGGGAGTCGGGCCGGTACAGGGCGCCGCAGAGCGCAGGGATCATCTGTGTGGCCGCCAGCGCGTACCCGGCTGCCGACGGGTGGTACTGATCGCGGGCGAACAGCGGCTCGCGGGCCTGGCGGAACTCCCGGAGATCGACGAAAGGCACCGTGATGCCGCCGGCGGCCTTGACCGCGTGGGTCTGAGCCCGGGCCAGCCGCCGGGCCCGGGTATGGGCGACCCAGCGCAACGGCTGGGGGATGGCACTGACCACACCGAGGTCCGGGCAGGTGGCGACGATCACCGCCGCACCGCCGGCGCGCAGTCGCTTGACCACCGCGTGCAGTCGCTGCGCTGAGCCATCGATGCCGTGCAGCGCGGTGACGTCGTTGGCCCCGATCATGATCACTGCCGCGTCCGGTGGCGGACCGGCGACGAACATCGCGTCGACCTGGCCGGCCAGCCCCATGGTGGTCGCACCGACAATCGCCTTGGTGCTCAACCGGATTCGCGATCCGGTGTGCTCTGCCAAGGCTCTGGCGATCAGCGCTCCGGGAACCTCGTCGGCCGACAGGCAGCCGTAGCCGGTGGCGGTCGAGTCGCCGAAGACCATCAGGTGCAGATCCACCCTCATGCCGCGCTGGAACCGCTCGGCCGGCCCGCCGCCGGCGGCGTAGACACCGTCCGCATAGGGCGCGATGCCCCAGGCCCGGGGAATGATCTGGCGCGCCCGGTCGGCCTGCCCGGCCAAGAGTCCGCGCACGCCCAGATACAGCGTGCCGCTGGAGGCGATCGCGCCGGCGGTCACCAGCGTGACCGCCGAGCGACGCGGTGCCCGGAACTGCATGCCCGCAATTTTAGGGAGCCGGCGCCCGGATCGCCCCTGAGTAGCAAACAAGAGATGGTCACGAAGCGGACCCGATGCCGTATCGGAACGAATCCTAAGATTTCTTCACAATTTCTGGCGTGTGACGATACTTGCAACCGCGTTGGCCGAGCCGGCCCGGCCGGCTGGAGGGAGTGTCCGCCATGACCGCACCCGAGATAATTCCCAGCTCGCCCCGTCTTCGCTCCCGCCTGTACCCCGCCCCGCGGCGTCCCCGGCACGGCCGCCATGACGGGCTGCCCGTCGAGGTGGTCGAGGAGTCCGCCAGTGTCGAAGGCCGCCTGGCGTGGCTGGCCGCCCGCGCCACAATTCGCCCGGTCCTCTCGGTCGGCAGCTACCTCCCGGGGATGCCGTGGCCGTTCGGGTTGCTCGACGTCGCCGCCAAGGCGGTGCTGCCCGTGCCGGGCACCGTCCGCGCCGCCATCCGGCTGCCGCGCTGCAAAGCCCAGCTGGTGCGGGCCGCCGGCGTGCTGCCGGCCGACGGCACCCGCCGGGTGGTGCTCTACATGCACGGCGGCGCTTTCCTGACCTGTGGGGCCAA
It encodes:
- a CDS encoding acetyl-CoA C-acetyltransferase; its protein translation is MPEAVIVSTARSPIGRAGKGSLVTMRPDDLAAQMVRAALDKVPALDPREIDDLMMGCGQPGGASGYNIGRVVSVLLGYDFLPGTTVNRYCSSSLQTTRMAFHAIKAGEGDAFISAGVETVSQFPIGAADGAPNSKNPLFADAQARSEAAAAGAEEWHDPRNDGLLPDVYIAMGQTAENVVLHTGISREDQDHWGVRSQNRAEEAIKSGFFAREISPVTLPDGTVVSTDDGPRAGTTYEKISQLKPVFRPNGTITAGNACPLNDGAAAVIITSDTKAKELGLKPLARIVATGVSGLSPEIMGLGPIEAVKKALANAKMSVSDIDLFEINEAFAVQVLGSARELGIDEDKLNVSGGAIALGHPFGMTGARITATLLNNLATYDKQFGVETMCVGGGQGMAMVVERLS
- a CDS encoding SGNH/GDSL hydrolase family protein, with amino-acid sequence MQFRAPRRSAVTLVTAGAIASSGTLYLGVRGLLAGQADRARQIIPRAWGIAPYADGVYAAGGGPAERFQRGMRVDLHLMVFGDSTATGYGCLSADEVPGALIARALAEHTGSRIRLSTKAIVGATTMGLAGQVDAMFVAGPPPDAAVIMIGANDVTALHGIDGSAQRLHAVVKRLRAGGAAVIVATCPDLGVVSAIPQPLRWVAHTRARRLARAQTHAVKAAGGITVPFVDLREFRQAREPLFARDQYHPSAAGYALAATQMIPALCGALYRPDSRAVASSD